The DNA segment AAACTTTCCATCGTCACAACTAAACACCGCAAAGTCAGTAGAAACCAAGAGACCAATGTCGCAAAACTAAAGAACGCTTACCCATTACATATCCAGTTTTCAACGTGATTTTCCATCAATTCATCCAAGGCCGTGTGGTGTAGTGGTAGCATACTTGCTTTGGGAACTTCCTCTCATTGCTGTTGCAAGTGGTCCCAGGTTCGAGCCCTGGCTCGGCCCCATCCTTTTGACATTTTTGCTAAACCAGTCTGTCGACCATGCCAATGTTTTCTTCCCCAGGGCAATCGTGTATGTATTTTCTCCTCCCGAATCTCTGAACTTTGCAGCCCTCTCCCGCTATGCCGCTAGCTTTTGAGTAAGCTTCTTTGGTTGCCCCGAACACGTATTTCTAGCCTTCCAAGTAGGGCAGCTAAACCACCGTGTGCACTTAAAAAGGGACCGAGTATTTCCTAAAAGCTTTTTTAGATATAAAAGTTACCATTTAGCTGAGAAGAACCTATGGAATTATATGATTAAAAGGGGGTAACAAGAACCAAAAGACCAAGCCTTCCAAACAATCTGTTTCCATCAACTTTGCCTCCCATCAGCCGTCCCCGGGTATCTCATTCACAACCATATATCCCAAAGACCAAAACTCACCATTCCATGacggcaaaaaaaaaaccaaaaaatcACCCCTATCCCACAAGACTTAACAACCCCCTGCCCAACCTCAgtccctcatccccctccactccAAAGCCCCACTACTCCCACTCCCattcccactcccccctccctgcTGACCCTGCCATCCCAACGGCACATACAAACTCGAATCCGAAAACCTACTGCTCTGCTGCTCAACCCCCCTCGGGTAGTGCCCCACATCAGCCAAACTAACCTCCATTCCACTCCCGAGctcaaacctctcctcccccttctccacctcatAAACCCCCAAGTTCCCCTTATCAtcccccacaaccaacatccccccGTCCGGCGAAAACTCAAACACCGTCACCTTGTGCAAATCCTCAAACTGGCCCCCAAACCCCGCCagatggttgtggttgttcttgttctttttccCTTTAACCGCATCAGGCCACTTCCAaatctcctccgccgtctcAACCTCAATAATCACAAACTGCCCCGCGTTCGCATCACAATAAGCGACATACTTGCAGTTGGGGGAGACACAAGCCTGAACATTAGGAATCGCAAATATCCTCGTCGAGTTGGCAGGCAAGTCCCAGACGACAACAAACCGTTCCGGTGCCGGGAGTGGTTGTCGGCGGTATTTCCCCCCCGGAACGGCAACGTCGGTGTGGTTGGCCGGTATCCAAATCGACACCGCCAATGACCCACACGCGGTGAGCGAGGCTGGAAGGGCGGTCTGCAAGGCGGGGTATTCCGGTATGTGGACTCTGTACGGCTTGTGGCGgtcttcatcctcgagcGAGGTCACCGTCGCGTTGGGGGTTTGAGCGCGGAGCTTGTGGTCAGAGGTCGGTTTCATGAGCCACGCGATCAGTACCGTCGCGTGAGCTCTGGGGGCGTCACCCGGTCGTGGTCCGGCTGCTGCCACCAGAAAGGGGGAGTCGGACGAGAAGGCCAGCTCGGGGAACTTGGGGACAAAGGGGAGTTCGgccttgaggagctcaaTCGAGTGGGTTGAGTCCTCCCAGAAGGGTCTCTTGGCGGAGGGGTGTCTTgcgaggaagaagcggtCGATTCGGTCGCCTTTGGGGCGGTAGACTACGAGTGGTGCGTAGTCGGTGTGGTAAGCGTCCCGCTTGGAGGCTGCCCACCGGTGGGCTTCGTCGATGGTTTGGACCTTTTTGGCAGAGGTGCCGCCTTTGGCAAAGTTCCATATTTCGAGGGTGAGCCCAAAGTGGGTTGTGATACCTATGAGGGTGGCGTTTTCCGACAAGATTGCGTGACTGCGGATGAAGTACTCTCTGGATCGAACCTGTGGTTGCACATAAGACGTGATTTTGATTGTGCTATGCAGCGCGCTTTTGGCGATGgcccagatcttgacggtCTTGGGATCATGTTTGGTGGCTACAAACATATTTGCTGGTGAAGTGTCAATATGCAGGATCCGAGTGGACTTGGCCTTATCTGTCAGATGGCGAGCGGGGGTGACCTCGATTCGACTCTGATGCCCACTGTGTTTTGCCGGTGGTTGTATGACGAGTTGGCTTGCGGATCCAATACTGGGGGCGATGATGCTGGGACTATTGATGCTTGGAGGCATGAGGCCGGGAGAGACAAGACTGGGTGACGCCAACCCAGGCGACCACTGCGATCTGGGCGTCGGACTTCGACGGTACTCGGGTGGCGGTGAAAAGGGAGGTGACTGATGGTATGGTGACATGGCACTGATCATGGATGGGCCCGGAGATGGCCGCCGAGGACTCGAAGTGTCGGAACGAACTGCCGAAACCTCGCTGATACCAGACATGATGCGGTTAAACGAGAATGAGGTACGAAGGCTTTCTCGTCCCGACTGTGGACTTTCACTCGGGGCAACCGATATTTGACGGGATCGCTCGGTTTCTGGATAACCCTGGGAGGCCTGGACAGGCTCAGACCAACGCtctgaggagaaggtgggagACTCGGGCTCGAGATAACCCCCCGAGCCGAGAGGCTCAGACTTGGTGGACGGGGAATCTTCGTGACTCCAGGCTGATCTTGCCAGGGGCGGTGGAAGATTGATCTCTCTCGGCGGGACTGGCGTCGAAGTGCCGGAGCGTCCTGGTAGCGTGGGCGATTCGGGCAGAGGCCGTGGAGGCATTGTTGGAGGTGCTTGTGCCGGCGGGACTGGAGGGACCGGTGGCACATCTGGCAATGGCTCATGATCTTCAGGGCGCTTCACGGTGATGGAGTCCGGTTGGCCACTGTAATAAGAAAAGGCATTGGTTCGAGACGATGTCCATTTGTCGGCGTCCTCATGTGGCATTGGCGCCCTGGCATTGGAAGCTGAACTTGCTCCTGCCGGCTCATCGTTGGTCCTGTCCTTCGTTGCTGGTACGGGCGTTTTCTGAGACAAACGGACTGCTTCAAGGTTCTGTTCAATTCCCGGCGTGTCGTGGTTCGTGACATCTCCGGTTGTTCTGGCCATTGTTAGTTCATCTCTGCTAGGTAGGTGGTGTTCTCTTCGACGGCTTACACGGTATCTTCTGACCCAAACCTCTCGCGTGCCGCCTGTGACTTCTTCTCATAGGACCGAACGCAGTTGGTAACAGCATCCAGATACAGGTCAAGAACTTCGCTGGTGTCCGGGTCATGCTTTTCGTTAGACAGAGTTTTGGCTCGCAATcgctcaacctcgcccttgACATTTtccttgatggtgtttgCTTCAGAGGCACTGCTTTGTTGGGATGGGTCTCTTCAGGACACAATTAGCATGAACACCTTGGAAATTCGGCGGACGAAGAAGACTGGCCACTTACAAGCTCAAGATATCCAAGGCAAGTCCCAGTACCTCACGAAATAATCCTATATCGTCACGGCACTGTCCGATCTGCGCTCGTCCGGTTTGACTCCAGTCTGTTGCATTCCGGCATTGGGCGAGGATTGAATCGATGCGTATCAGCGTATTCCCACAGctttccagcagcagcagcatttgTGCCTGCAATAACAAAGGAATAGAAGGCTCATCTCGAAGCAGCTCCAGCAAAAGCCTGAGGTCGGACAGCTCGCGGGTGACAGCAGAGAGATCGGAATGGGAGGCTCGTACAGACCGGATGAAGCGTGTGAGGATGGCCGATGTCGATGAGATGCCTGAGAGGAGATACTCGATTGGACGAGAGGCCGAGTGTTTCCGGGTTTGTTCCATGATGCAGGATGGGACGAGCCTAAAGCCAGGGACcgatggagggggagtacTGTAACAATATACCCCACTCCGTCGTTCCGGTGCCAGCTGTTCGGTATATAGCCGTTAGGTATATCCAGGCAGGTGGTGAACTGTTCCGCCGGAGGTTAGGCGGGAAAGCACTAGATAATATGTTGTCAGAGTAATGTTATTTTCTGGATATTTTTCCCTTGCACCAGCTAAGGTTGCGATTCATTGTCCCCGCAGCTggaggtgagaggtgagaggtgagataAAAAGACAGATCAACGACATGATCTTCAAGGCGGGGGCGCCGGTGCCGCCTTTATTCCACCTACCCTCTTCCCACGGCATGCACAGGCAGACAAAGGTAAGCATCGCTGCCATTGGCGTACACCAGCTGCGCTTGTCTCGTTCGGGGTCAGGGGATGCCGCTCTGTG comes from the Podospora pseudocomata strain CBS 415.72m chromosome 5, whole genome shotgun sequence genome and includes:
- a CDS encoding hypothetical protein (EggNog:ENOG503PAZ0; antiSMASH:Cluster_5), whose protein sequence is MEQTRKHSASRPIEYLLSGISSTSAILTRFIRSVRASHSDLSAVTRELSDLRLLLELLRDEPSIPLLLQAQMLLLLESCGNTLIRIDSILAQCRNATDWSQTGRAQIGQCRDDIGLFREVLGLALDILSLDPSQQSSASEANTIKENVKGEVERLRAKTLSNEKHDPDTSEVLDLYLDAVTNCVRSYEKKSQAARERFGSEDTVTTGDVTNHDTPGIEQNLEAVRLSQKTPVPATKDRTNDEPAGASSASNARAPMPHEDADKWTSSRTNAFSYYSGQPDSITVKRPEDHEPLPDVPPVPPVPPAQAPPTMPPRPLPESPTLPGRSGTSTPVPPREINLPPPLARSAWSHEDSPSTKSEPLGSGGYLEPESPTFSSERWSEPVQASQGYPETERSRQISVAPSESPQSGRESLRTSFSFNRIMSGISEVSAVRSDTSSPRRPSPGPSMISAMSPYHQSPPFSPPPEYRRSPTPRSQWSPGLASPSLVSPGLMPPSINSPSIIAPSIGSASQLVIQPPAKHSGHQSRIEVTPARHLTDKAKSTRILHIDTSPANMFVATKHDPKTVKIWAIAKSALHSTIKITSYVQPQVRSREYFIRSHAILSENATLIGITTHFGLTLEIWNFAKGGTSAKKVQTIDEAHRWAASKRDAYHTDYAPLVVYRPKGDRIDRFFLARHPSAKRPFWEDSTHSIELLKAELPFVPKFPELAFSSDSPFLVAAAGPRPGDAPRAHATVLIAWLMKPTSDHKLRAQTPNATVTSLEDEDRHKPYRVHIPEYPALQTALPASLTACGSLAVSIWIPANHTDVAVPGGKYRRQPLPAPERFVVVWDLPANSTRIFAIPNVQACVSPNCKYVAYCDANAGQFVIIEVETAEEIWKWPDAVKGKKNKNNHNHLAGFGGQFEDLHKVTVFEFSPDGGMLVVGDDKGNLGVYEVEKGEERFELGSGMEVSLADVGHYPRGVEQQSSRFSDSSLYVPLGWQGQQGGGSGNGSGSSGALEWRGMRD